Proteins from a single region of Petrotoga sp. 9PW.55.5.1:
- a CDS encoding carbohydrate ABC transporter permease codes for MKTPLRAIVTFLGPPIILLFIFMLIPIFVSLFISFTDFDVYAMYDWSNASFIGLQNYGELMQDPLFWRALLNTLYALVVAMPLTVILSLSFAALINREGTYLKNFFKVSFYLPSITNTVAIAIVWAWMLNPDYGLINWFLGLFGIQGPNWLGDPAWAMPSVIMLVVWKAVGYNIILFTAGLQNIPDYLYEAAELDGATRFQQFLYVTVPSLRPTIFFVTVMTVIGYLQLFEEPYMLTAGGPLNSTLSIVLYLYRQGFRFFKLGYASSIAFVLFLMIFALTFIQMRARRNEA; via the coding sequence ATGAAAACTCCATTAAGAGCCATAGTCACATTTTTAGGTCCCCCTATCATTTTATTATTTATTTTTATGTTGATCCCCATATTTGTTTCTCTTTTTATAAGTTTTACTGATTTCGATGTTTATGCTATGTATGACTGGAGTAACGCTTCTTTTATAGGCTTACAAAACTATGGAGAGTTAATGCAAGATCCCCTTTTCTGGCGAGCTTTGCTAAATACATTGTATGCTTTAGTAGTCGCAATGCCTTTGACAGTGATACTTTCTTTAAGTTTTGCTGCATTAATAAATAGAGAAGGAACTTATTTAAAAAACTTTTTTAAAGTCAGTTTTTACCTTCCTTCAATAACAAACACGGTTGCTATTGCTATCGTGTGGGCTTGGATGTTGAACCCAGATTACGGATTAATCAACTGGTTTTTGGGTTTATTTGGTATTCAAGGCCCAAATTGGTTGGGAGATCCTGCATGGGCTATGCCATCTGTAATAATGCTTGTAGTTTGGAAAGCAGTGGGATACAATATAATTCTTTTTACAGCAGGATTACAAAATATTCCTGATTATTTGTATGAAGCAGCTGAATTAGATGGGGCTACAAGATTTCAACAATTTCTATACGTTACTGTTCCTTCCTTAAGACCGACAATATTTTTTGTAACGGTAATGACAGTTATAGGTTACTTACAATTATTTGAAGAACCTTATATGTTAACTGCAGGAGGTCCATTAAACTCTACTCTATCTATAGTTCTGTATTTATATAGACAGGGTTTTAGATTCTTTAAATTAGGTTACGCTTCTTCTATAGCGTTTGTTTTATTCTTAATGATATTTGCTCTTACTTTTATTCAAATGAGGGCAAGAAGAAACGAAGCTTAA